A region of the Cucurbita pepo subsp. pepo cultivar mu-cu-16 chromosome LG14, ASM280686v2, whole genome shotgun sequence genome:
GGACAAATTTCATGTGACAGCTcgagtccaccgctagtatatattgtcctctttgggctttccttcatagtttttaaaacgtgtctgttagagagaggtttccaaacccatataaagaatgttttgttctcctctcgaTCCctattttgtttccctctccaaccaatgtgtgatcaagaggagaacaaaacattctttataagggtgtagaaacctctccggagtagacgcgttttaaaaactttgaggagaagccttAAAGGAAAAacccgaagaggacaatatttgctagcggtggccttggactgttacatcCCAACTGTGTTTTATcaacaaatatttgtttgatgTGCAAAAAGGAGCGAAGAAACTAGCAGCCACTTATTTCTCCACTATTTATTCACTTACAAAGCTTGGATTTTTATCCTAAAACGCCTAGACGTAGCTTGGTGTCTTCCAAGATGTAGTTGAAGACGGCCTTTCAGAATTAATCTCCGGTGGATGGCTCAAAGGCAGGGGTTGAGTAATGTGGTCAACCGTGGATACAtctttcttttggaaaaacATCATTGATtatgcaacaaaaaaaaaaaaaaaaaaaaaaaNTTGATTAATAATAGAAATGAGTACCATTGTACCAGTTTGAACATTACAGGTTTAAGCATTTACCCTCGACAAGGAGGTCGGAGGCTTCGACCCTCCAACTCCACACgttgaataaaaaaagaatagaaaggAAGCAATTTGGCATGTCATTTGTCTTGGGCATTTGAATGCAGGGTAGCAAGGAATTGCTTGAGACACCTATTGTAGACGCAAGGTCGTTCCAAGTGAACCAAGTGACCCGACTTCGGTATGCTTTGAAACGTTGCATTGTCGCCGAGGTCCCTACATTTAGCATGATTCAAAACAGAACTTAGGATTCCATTTCAAATGAATCCTTAGTTAACTTTTAATGGAATGAAATGATACGTACTCTTGTAGTTTTCGGGCAAGCTCGACGTTGAAAATCTGATCATTTAGGCCCCATAAAAGATGTATCTTCTGCAAAGAGATGGATGAAGAATCATAAGCAGTCTTCCAAGTGAAAGAATTAAAGTGGGGAGTGAAGATGGGAAGAAGAGAGTGCCTGAGGGAACTTAGGCACAGTGCTGTCTTTGTTACTCATAACTAAGCCTTCAAGCAGCTCTGCCCTGTCCTTCCTGTTATTGAACATCACCTGCAATTGTTCAAATATAAAGCTAATTTGTTAGCTGGGTTTAGGGGTATACAAGATCGGGTTAGATTGGGTTGAGGaatttttttggaccaacccaaaagtttgggttggttggattggtaacaaCCTAACCCGaaaaatttcacaatccaGCTCAATCCTCTATTTTTGGATGGttccgaaaagaaaagttaaaaaatttaattggtaTCTCCTAAAATACTTAAACAATTACCATCTATAAACTTCTAGTTTAAAAGTATCCGATAAAAGTATAAGATGGAGTTACTAGATGTCTTTATCTCTCGATTCTTTCgtttttgtttggttaaattacaacAAATTCTCTCAATCTTCgtcgtttaaaaaatactctagTCTTTCAAAAGTTACAATATTATCCTTAATGTTTCAAAACTATTCTGAAAAATTATATCGGTGGTCATCAACCCATTATTCTaagcttgatttttttttttttttttttaacattctaatacatctctattttattaatggagttttgaaatattggtaataattaaaataagtcGAGCCAAGAACACTCCAGAGCTCACTCACTTAACATgggtgacatttttttttaacaaaaaaaaaaaaaaaaaaaaaaaaaaaaaaaaaaaaaaaaaaaaaaaaaaNCTCTAACTTattatatgattattattatttttcccctcataaaattatgaagaaaataacaCTCAATTAGGTAAAGTTAGGTCATCATGTAAGTAGGTCCctcttttataaattatcctttcaatatattaatttataaatatggctatgaatttcaaattaattaggTTAGAAGTAGGTTAGATAGTTGGTCAATAAATacaattgttttttctttttttttcttcattttcaatttgttgGGGTTCCaaccttcaaaaaaataataataataacttataaataaaatatggaaacaaaaatcaattttttaaaacatgacaaaatgtatattaatttcaaataattcattttaaattttattagaacaatttttatttaaaaaaattgtaattttattttaaatttgaacgAGGCTTAACATTTACATTGttgtagatttttttattaaagatttattgacaaaagatttttcatgtatcttaattaaattataaaatatatatttaatatgatattaataaagaagtttaatttagagtaaaaaattgatacctttttcaaagtttagtatatatttttatataattttgaaataatattttaacacatttaaaaaaacgGGAGAAAAATCATTTgagtgttttaaaataaatttaatataaattatagaacataaaaaataccattattattattattattattttgttaaattaaaattttagctcTATAactttaaagtttatatttatgaattttcaaaattataatttagttttgaattttattattcttttttcaatcaataaatgacaaaaaaataaaattaaaataaaaagttagaactttattataaaaaaaaatctaaatttatatctaatagtttaattaatttttaaaaatttctgacatttttttttattaaagttaagaattttgttcaattaattataactcgaaaagttacaaaataaataaataactaataaagaaaataaataaatatatataaataaatatatatatatttgtacgGACCTGAAGAAAGTCTTTATGGAGACGATCAGGAAACCATAGCTTTTTATGGGCGGCGACGGAGAGGAGCGCTTTCAGGCCCTTCACCGACGTCGGAAGTAGCAGCTCAGACGACGACCCAAACCCTAATCTCTGCAGCGTCTCGCCGCTGATCGAATCCGTCATAGCCAGAATCGAACCGGAAACCACCATAGCCTCCACGAGCTCAGGCCAGAGCTCCGCCAGTTTAAACGCTACCATCCCGCCGTAACTGAACCCAACCACCGTACATTTATCGACCCCAAGCTTTCTCAGCCCAGCCGCCAAACACTCGGCCTGAAACGTCGGTGACCGGTCCGATTTATCGGTGATGGAGTCGCCGAAAAAGAGGAGGTCGGGGACGTAAACAGAGTATCGCTTAGAAAGGGCACCCACCTAAACAGAGTATCGGTGTTATTAAATTTCGATTAATTAATAAGGTGTTGGGTTTAGGGAGGATTCGATACCTGGAACTGCCAAGTGACGATTCCTTCTGCGGCAAAACCGTGAACCAGAACGACAACCGGCTTGGTCGGTTTTTGCGGCGGTTTGGGCGGTTGGGtttttttgggtttggagAGAGTCTCGACGGGGACCCAGAAGTTCATGGTGGTGCCGGGCTCGATGTCGACGGAGTAAGGTACTACGCCGGCCATCTTCATTAGGGCGTGTAGCAGTGGGCGTTGGGCTGCAACCAAGTTCACCATGGCTAGTTGAATTCTGGAATAAGGTTGGAGGATTGAAGGCGAGGGGCTTAAATTTAAGTtgattg
Encoded here:
- the LOC111810667 gene encoding monoacylglycerol lipase ABHD6-like — encoded protein: MVNLVAAQRPLLHALMKMAGVVPYSVDIEPGTTMNFWVPVETLSKPKKTQPPKPPQKPTKPVVVLVHGFAAEGIVTWQFQVGALSKRYSVYVPDLLFFGDSITDKSDRSPTFQAECLAAGLRKLGVDKCTVVGFSYGGMVAFKLAELWPELVEAMVVSGSILAMTDSISGETLQRLGFGSSSELLLPTSVKGLKALLSVAAHKKLWFPDRLHKDFLQVMFNNRKDRAELLEGLVMSNKDSTVPKFPQKIHLLWGLNDQIFNVELARKLQEDLGDNATFQSIPKSGHLVHLERPCVYNRCLKQFLATLHSNAQDK